One Rosa chinensis cultivar Old Blush chromosome 5, RchiOBHm-V2, whole genome shotgun sequence genomic region harbors:
- the LOC112167009 gene encoding disease resistance protein At4g27190-like, producing MNEVMKALTDDEVTAVGVYGMGGVGKTTMVKHVVAHARKSGIFDCVIMGVVSQSPDYRKIQGTLADLLGVTLGAETEIGRAAGLSKEMKRRNKILIILDDIWGRTELSKIGIPSYKELQKCKSKVLLTTRIRNVCHVMECQEKITLNVLSKEDSWTLFVRIARRSFESTTFDGIAKKVAGECRGLPIALIAVARALGDKELVEWKRAAQRLEKSQSANPDDYGEASECIKLSYDYLKDEDYKSFFLLCCLFPEDHEINIEDLFRYAIGKGLFQDAETMDEVRGTADSVVKYLKNSCLLLESECIGCVKMHDVVRDTAIQIAQSEHGFLVRAGCGLKDWPRQLHEGYSAVSLMHNHLTKLPEKFICPELQILLLNNNWCIDTWIPISETFFQTPNELRVLDLSWNKILLLPQSLCLLTDLRALYLDGCSNLDTSMIGKLKKLEILSMRHSNLKELSREIGDLTNLKMLDLSGTTFRTILSKGIISKLHNLEELYMNLFWNWGEVEGDREETNVGFDEVTSLSNLRVLDVRFSDAACIPKNVEFNSNWVKFDIYVGRRDSRETIEAAIRSGHKSIVLRLDTISGLPDWFCNAVMNITERLQWEGCRRLIDIFVESEHERLHGLKLLYIIGPIRRYKLMNPTTWVPKKPVLEKLEELRLDIVDCQELCILELPPGSLFNLKLLRVNYCYNWGNVLLPSTLLQRIPNLEELHFLLMEEIESVFGYEASFVPEQSNLRKIELCTLGTIRSICDGPATPAMFQNLHSLSIRFCKLQGSLFTCDVAQCLFQLEYIDLYGCIFLERIVEASNKKIILPKLKELILSGLPMLHYESASFDIECPSLENLRVTECPMFLASSLDFHSRKQVQFKRYVAVSKTYLICHINLVVHLLTKNQLTSTKC from the coding sequence ATGAATGAGGTTATGAAGGCGCTAACAGATGACGAGGTCACTGCCGTCGGTGTCTACGGCATGGGAGGCGTTGGAAAGACAACCATGGTGAAACATGTTGTTGCACATGCCCGAAAAAGTGGGATTTTTGATTGTGTGATTATGGGTGTCGTATCCCAAAGCCCTGACTACAGAAAAATTCAAGGCACATTAGCAGACCTGTTAGGCGTCACATTGGGGGCAGAGACAGAAATTGGAAGAGCAGCTGGATTGAGTAAagagatgaagagaagaaataagATCCTTATAATCCTGGACGACATTTGGGGGAGAACAGAGTTGTCAAAGATAGGGATTCCCAGCTACAAGGAGCTTCAAAAGTGCAAGTCCAAAGTGCTACTCACCACAAGGATACGGAATGTCTGTCATGTCATGGAGTGCCAAGAAAAGATAACACTCAACGTTCTCTCAAAAGAAGATTCTTGGACCTTGTTTGTGAGAATTGCAAGAAGGTCATTTGAATCGACCACTTTCGATGGTATAGCAAAGAAGGTAGCTGGAGAATGTAGGGGTCTACCCATTGCATTGATAGCAGTTGCAAGGGCACTTGGAGATAAAGAACTGGTGGAATGGAAAAGAGCAGCTCAACGACTAGAGAAGTCGCAATCTGCCAACCCTGACGATTATGGGGAAGCATCCGAATGTATAAAATTAAGCTATGATTACTTGAAAGATGAGGACTACAAGTCATTCTTCTTGCTCTGTTGCCTATTCCCAGAAGACCATGAAATCAATATAGAAGACTTGTTCAGGTATGCAATTGGAAAAGGATTGTTTCAAGATGCTGAAACAATGGACGAAGTCAGAGGAACAGCAGATTCAGTGGTTAAGTACCTGAAAAATTCTTGCTTGCTTTTGGAGAGTGAATGCATTGGATGTGTAAAGATGCATGATGTTGTCCGAGATACAGCCATTCAAATTGCTCAATCTGAACATGGGTTTTTGGTGAGAGCTGGTTGCGGTTTAAAGGACTGGCCACGTCAATTACATGAAGGCTATTCTGCAGTCTCACTAATGCACAATCATCTTACCAAGCTACCCGAAAAATTTATATGTCCAGAACTCCAGATTTTGTTACTAAACAATAATTGGTGTATAGATACGTGGATCCCTATCTCAGAAACCTTTTTTCAAACTCCAAATGAATTAAGGGTCTTGGATCTTAGCTGGAATAAAATTTTATTGCTACCCCAATCATTGTGTCTCCTAACCGACCTCCGAGCTTTGTATTTAGATGGTTGTTCCAATCTTGACACTTCCATGATCGGAAAACTTAAGAAGCTTGAGATTCTTAGTATGAGACACAGTAATTTGAAGGAGTTGTCGAGAGAGATAGGAGATTTGACCAATCTAAAGATGCTGGATCTCAGCGGTACAACTTTTCGGACAATTCTATCCAAAGGGATCATATCAAAGTTGCATAATTTAGAAGAACTGTACATGAACCTATTTTGGAACTGGGGTGAAGTTGAGGGAGACAGAGAAGAAACAAATGTTGGTTTTGACGAGGTAACTAGCTTGTCAAATTTAAGAGTTTTAGACGTTCGTTTCTCCGATGCAGCATGTATACCTAAAAATGTTGAGTTCAATTCGAATTGGGTTAAATTTGATATATATGTGGGCAGACGCGACTCACGCGAGACGATAGAAGCCGCTATTCGATCTGGTCATAAATCAATAGTCTTGAGGCTTGACACCATAAGTGGCTTACCGGACTGGTTTTGCAATGCGGTGATGAACATAACAGAGAGGCTACAGTGGGAAGGGTGCCGAAGGTTAATTGACATATTTGTGGAGTCTGAGCATGAGAGATTACATGGACTGAAGCTTCTCTATATAATTGGTCCCATTAGGAGGTACAAGCTTATGAACCCAACAACATGGGTTCCAAAAAAACCTGTGCTCGAGAAGTTGGAAGAGTTGCGTCTGGATATCGTGGATTGCCAGGAGTTATGTATTCTTGAATTACCACCCGGGTCTCTATTCAATTTGAAGTTATTGAGGGTTAACTATTGTTACAACTGGGGGAATGTACTTTTACCATCAACACTGTTGCAGAGGATACCAAATCTGGAAGAACTACATTTTCTTCTCATGGAGGAGATTGAATCTGTGTTTGGGTATGAAGCGTCATTTGTGCCAGAACAATCAAATTTGAGAAAGATAGAGTTGTGTACTCTAGGTACAATAAGAAGCATATGTGATGGACCTGCAACCCCTGCAATGTTCCAAAATCTTCACAGTTTGTCCATTCGTTTCTGCAAATTGCAGGGTAGTCTCTTCACCTGTGATGTTGCTCAATGTCTTTTTCAATTGGAATACATTGATTTATACGGTTGCATCTTTTTGGAAAGAATAGTTGAAGCAAGCAACAAGAAGATCATTCTTCCAAAATTGAAGGAATTAATTTTGTCAGGACTACCAATGTTACACTATGAAAGTGCTTCTTTTGATATTGAGTGTCCTTCACTGGAAAACCTACGTGTGACGGAATGCCCCATGTTTTTAGCCTCTTCTCTTGACTTCCACAGCAGGAAACAAGTCCAATTCAAGAGGTATGTTGCTGTATCAAAAACTTACTTGATTTGTCATATTAATTTGGTAGTCCACTTGCTCACGAAAAATCAGTTAACAAGTAcaaaatgttaa